In Kwoniella newhampshirensis strain CBS 13917 chromosome 4, whole genome shotgun sequence, one DNA window encodes the following:
- a CDS encoding phosphoserine transaminase → MPARDQVHNFAAGPSPLPTTVLEEAARGLLNYDDTGMGICELSHRGKEFKAVIEGAEANLRSLLSIPDNYTILFNQGGGTGQFSAVVLNLLAAHRLSHPVPAEEFIPPTIDYVLTGAWSSKAYAEAQRLCLPPFPACPAFATPRVAASTKSTKWTTLPKKDEYDFSKEAAFVYYCENETINGIEFPPASASGSSPFAFPFDQVPKGVNIVADYSSSFISRPIPNIEKHAIIYAGAQKNLGPSGVTVLIVRNDLLVDTTEAAKLGCVPSTPITYEYKILADNGSLYNTPPTFPIYVSALVLQHLIDNKGGLRGLEETNKAKAELLYATLDEAEKQGKARCVVKEKDARSWMNVTFEMLGEGKEKAFLEGADKHGFRQLKGHRSVGGVRASLYNAVTLESVRALCEYIKSF, encoded by the exons ATGCCCGCTCGAGATCAAGTCCACAACTTCGCAGCAGGTCCCTCACCACTCCCAACGACCGTCCTTGAAGAAGCGGCAAGGGGACTCTTGAATTATGACGACACAGGAATGGGGATCTGCGAGTTGTCGCATCGTGGTAAAGAATTCAAAGCGGTGATCGAAGGTGCAGAAG CTAACCTCCGCTCTCTGCTCTCTATCCCGGACAACTACacgatcctcttcaaccAAGGTGGTGGTACTGGCCAATTCTCTGCAGTAGTATTGAACCTCCTTGCTGCTCATCGACTGTCTCACCCTGTTCCTGCCGAGGAGTTTATCCCACCAACGATCGACTATGTCCTGACCGGCGCTTGGTCTTCCAAAGCATATGCTGAAGCCCAACGActctgtcttcctcctttcccaGCATGTCCCGCTTTCGCCACTCCTCGAGTCGCAGCCAGCACGAAATCTACCAAATGGACGACATTAcccaagaaggatgaatACGATTTCTCGAAGGAAGCTGCGTTTGTCTACTATTGCGAGAACGAGACTATCAACGGGATAGAATTCCCGCCAGCATCAGCTTCCGGATCTTCACCTTTCGCCTTCCCCTTTGATCAGGTCCCCAAAGGAGTCAATATCGTCGCGGACtattcttcctcgttcatCTCGCGTCCTATTCCCAATATCGAAAAACATGCAATCATCTATGCAGGAGCTCAGAAGAATCTCGGACCATCCGGCGTGACGGTTTTGATCGTCCGGAATGATCTGCTAGTCGACACCACCGAAGCTGCGAAGCTAGGCTGTGTTCCCTCCACACCGATAACGTACGAATACAAGATCTTGGCAGATAACGGCAGTTTGTACAACACCCCACCCACTTTCCCTATCTATGTCTCGGCTCTGGTCCTGCAACATCTTATTGACAACAAGGGTGGATTGAGAGGTCTTGAAGAGACAAATAAGGCGAAAGCGGAACTATTGTATGCGACTCTGGACGAAGCTGAGAAACAAGGGAAAGCGAGATGTgtggtcaaggagaaggacgcaAGAAGCTGGATGAATGTCACATTTGAAATGCTgggagaggggaaggagaaagcaTTCTTGGAGGGCGCAGACAAACATGGTTTCAGACAGCTCAAGGGACATAGGTCTGTTGGCG GCGTTCGGGCATCACTGTACAACGCTGTCACTCTCGAATCTGTTCGAGCGCTATGCGAGTATATCAAGTCATTTTGA